One Ilumatobacter fluminis genomic window, GTCATCGACGTTCCTCCAGTAGCTGCACCACCTCAGCCAACGTGTCGTCTCCGCCGACGTTGCCGGGGAAGACGACGGTCGTCAGTCCGGGCCATCGGGCGCCGACGTCGGAGACCCAGACGGGTACGCCGGGAACGATCGGGCCGTGCACGCGCCCTCGCCGGATGCCGAGCACCTCGGTTGCCAGACGGTGCGATGTGATCCCGCCCTTGGTGACGACGTATGACGGGCGGATCCGGTCAACGATCGAGTCGACGCTGCGGCACACTCCGTCGGCAACGAGCGATGCGGTAGCAACGGGGTCGCGACCGTCGAGGCGCGTACGCGACGTGGAGACCGTCACCGACCGCCCCTGTGCGATCAACTTGACGGCGCGCTCTGCCACCGTCGAGGCTGCTGTACTTGCGCCCTGGACGAGTTCTGCAGCGTCGATCTCGAGATGTGTCGTCCTGCGGGTCGCTGTGAGCTTGTCGAGCTGACGGGTCGTGAGCGGGACGTGCGATCCGACGACGACAAGTCCCCCGTGGTTGTTGGCCGCCCTCGGCGGAAGCACTGGCGCTGCCGGCTCCAGGCCGGCAAGACCCGGGAGGGCGCTTGCCGCGGTTCGAAGCACATAGCGATCCGACGATGCCTGAGCGCGGCGGAGGCCCGCGATGACGACGCGCGCATCGCGATAGTCGGCCGAGTCGACGACGACGACCGAGCCGTCGGGGCAGCCCTGCAGAACGTCGGCGACCCCACTTGGTCCGCCGACTCGGATCGTCCGGAGGGTGCACCGTACGACGTCGTCCGGCTGCACCGCGTTGTGGAACTTCTCCGAGACCCAGCGGGTCAGTTCCGAGGTGTTGTAGCCAAACGCGGCGTCCCGGGCGAATGCCGTGTCGGCGACGGGGATCAGTCGTCCGGCGTCGACGACGTAGTGCACCCCATCGACGGTGATGCGTCCGGCCTCGAAGAAGAACGGAACGAACACGATCACGGCGTTGGGACGGTTAGCGCCCTCCGCCAGCGCAACTGGTTCGGTGGGAAAGTGTCCCCGCAGCGTCGAGTCGCAGCGGCTGACGAGATCGAGTGGCCGTCGGTGTCGTGCCGCCGCATCGGCGGCCAATCGCCCGATCTGTCGATTGACGTCCCGGGCGTTGGTCACGTTCATCGCCCTCGAGTTCGTGAGCACGAAGTTGAGATCGGTTTGTTGCTGCACGAGCCACTCGATGTCGTCGGCATCGGTGCTCGTGACGATCGACGCGCCGGCGGTGGTCTGAGTGCCGGTCGGATCGTCATCGACGACGATGATCAGGCGGCGATCTTCGTCCTGGCGAGATCGGAGCCACTGGAGGGGATCAGGGTGAAGATGGGCGCCGAGATCGAGGTCCCCCAACTGCGTCATCGCCGAGAGATCAGCTCGATGACCGCAGACGTCAGCCCGTTGTCGAGGAACACTGCTCGTCTGCCCAATGTCGCTTCGTGCGGAAGCTGCGACGCGGGTTCGAGTGGCATCGAACCTTCATCGAACACAGCGTCGAAGTCGTCGACCTCGAAGCACAGGTGGTGGAGACCGGCGCCGTGCTGTTCGATCCAGGTCATCAGTGGATGGTTCTCGACGAGTGGCTCGACGAGTTGAAGCTCGGTGGCGCCGAGATCGAGGTGCGTGAGGCGGATCGTTCGATTCTGGACCACTTCGCTGAACAACTCCGGCAGACCGATCAGATCTCGCCAGATCGCGAGGGCATCGTCGGTGTCGGGAACGACGAGCGCCACGTGGTCGAGCCGACCCCACGGGGGTCCAGCGCTCATCGTTCGCACCTGTGCCCGACGGTGTCAATCGAGCGGAGAATCGCTTCCGTGATGAGTTGACAGTTGGCGTTTCCCCCGACTTCGACGGAACGTAGGTCCCCGGGGCGGAAGGCCTCGTCGACTGCCTGCTCGATGAGAACAGCCG contains:
- a CDS encoding four-carbon acid sugar kinase family protein, producing MTQLGDLDLGAHLHPDPLQWLRSRQDEDRRLIIVVDDDPTGTQTTAGASIVTSTDADDIEWLVQQQTDLNFVLTNSRAMNVTNARDVNRQIGRLAADAAARHRRPLDLVSRCDSTLRGHFPTEPVALAEGANRPNAVIVFVPFFFEAGRITVDGVHYVVDAGRLIPVADTAFARDAAFGYNTSELTRWVSEKFHNAVQPDDVVRCTLRTIRVGGPSGVADVLQGCPDGSVVVVDSADYRDARVVIAGLRRAQASSDRYVLRTAASALPGLAGLEPAAPVLPPRAANNHGGLVVVGSHVPLTTRQLDKLTATRRTTHLEIDAAELVQGASTAASTVAERAVKLIAQGRSVTVSTSRTRLDGRDPVATASLVADGVCRSVDSIVDRIRPSYVVTKGGITSHRLATEVLGIRRGRVHGPIVPGVPVWVSDVGARWPGLTTVVFPGNVGGDDTLAEVVQLLEERR
- a CDS encoding VOC family protein; this encodes MSAGPPWGRLDHVALVVPDTDDALAIWRDLIGLPELFSEVVQNRTIRLTHLDLGATELQLVEPLVENHPLMTWIEQHGAGLHHLCFEVDDFDAVFDEGSMPLEPASQLPHEATLGRRAVFLDNGLTSAVIELISRR